From a single Chiloscyllium plagiosum isolate BGI_BamShark_2017 chromosome 27, ASM401019v2, whole genome shotgun sequence genomic region:
- the rcc1 gene encoding regulator of chromosome condensation isoform X1, translating to MEYQNTMPGKKSVKRSKVNEDGTEGDETKKLKISHSSHGTIPGIVLTLGQGDVGQLGLGENVMERKKPAFVKQLPEKIVQVEAGGMHTVCLGASGSIYTFGCNDEGALGRDTSQEGSDTIPARIILNEHVVQVSAGDSHTGALTDIGHVYIWGSFRDNNGVIGLLEPLKTSCFPQKIPLDVPIIKITSGNDHLALLSLDGDIYTSGCGEQGQLGRIAECFTNRGGRRGLERLLIPKSLHLKAKGSGKVKFRDVFCGAYCTFAISKEGHVYGFGLSNYHQLGTSSTTPCYSAHKLTAFKNSTKSWIKFSGGQHHTLCLDSEGKVYSLGRAEYGRLGLGEHGTEKSTPTIVQGLPVITTVACGASVSYAVSKDGRAFAWGMGTNFQLSTGNEEDVWSPVQMSGQQLENRDVLSISSGGQHTALLIKEREQS from the exons atg GAGTATCAGAATACAATGCCAGGAAAAAAATCAGTGAAAAGGTCAAAAGTTAATGAGGACGGAACAGAAGGTGATGAAACTAAAAAGTTAAAGA TCTCGCATTCCTCACATGGAACGATCCCTGGGATTGTCCTGACGCTGGGCCAGGGTGATGTTGGCCAACTTGGTCTAGGGGAAAATGTGATGGAAAGAAAGAAACCCGCCTTTGTCAAACAATTACCAGAGAAAATAGTGCAGGTGGAGGCCGGAGGAATGCATACTGTGTGCCTTGGGGCCTCAGGCAGT ATTTACACATTCGGCTGCAATGATGAAGGTGCCCTCGGTCGTGATACGTCGCAGGAAGGTTCAGATACGATCCCAGCTCGGATTATACTCAATGAGCATGTGGTTCAAGTTTCTGCTGGTGACAGTCACACTGGAGCTCTGACTGACATTGGCCATGTTTATATCTGGGGCTCCTTCAGG GATAACAATGGAGTTATAGGTCTGCTGGAGCCTTTGAAGACCAGCTGTTTTCCACAGAAAATCCCTCTTGATGTTCCAATAATTAAAATCACTTCAG GTAATGACCATTTGGCGTTGCTGTCTCTAGATGGAGATATTTACACATCTGGTTGTGGTGAACAGGGGCAGCTGGGAAGAATTGCAGAATGCTTTACGAACCGGGGAGGAAGACGAGGTCTAG AGCGGCTGCTGATTCCCAAGAGCCTTCATCTCAAAGCTAAGGGAAGTGGGAAAGTGAAATTTCGTGATGTTTTCTGTGGGGCATATTGTACGTTTGCAATTTCAAAGGAAGGACATGTCTACGGTTTTGGACTTTCCAACTATCATCAACTGG GAACATCAAGCACAACTCCCTGTTACTCAGCACACAAATTAACTGCATTCAAGAACTCCACTAAGTCTTGGATAAAATTCTCTGGTGGACAACACCACACCCTGTGCCTAGACTCTGAAG GTAAAGTATACAGCTTGGGTCGAGCAGAGTATGGCCGCCTAGGGTTGGGAGAGCATGGTACAGAAAAGAGTACACCAACCATCGTGCAAGGACTCCCTGTTATCACGACAGTGGCGTGTGGGGCATCTGTTAGTTATGCCGTCAGCAAGGATG GCCGAGCCTTTGCCTGGGGAATGGGAACGAACTTCCAGCTGAGCACAGGTAATGAGGAAGATGTGTGGAGTCCAGTCCAGATGTCAGGTCAGCAGCTGGAGAATAGAGACGTGCTGTCCATCTCCAGTGGAGGCCAACACACTGCATTACTCATTAAAGAGCGCGAGCAAAGCTGA
- the rcc1 gene encoding regulator of chromosome condensation isoform X3 → MPGKKSVKRSKVNEDGTEGDETKKLKISHSSHGTIPGIVLTLGQGDVGQLGLGENVMERKKPAFVKQLPEKIVQVEAGGMHTVCLGASGSIYTFGCNDEGALGRDTSQEGSDTIPARIILNEHVVQVSAGDSHTGALTDIGHVYIWGSFRDNNGVIGLLEPLKTSCFPQKIPLDVPIIKITSGNDHLALLSLDGDIYTSGCGEQGQLGRIAECFTNRGGRRGLERLLIPKSLHLKAKGSGKVKFRDVFCGAYCTFAISKEGHVYGFGLSNYHQLGTSSTTPCYSAHKLTAFKNSTKSWIKFSGGQHHTLCLDSEGKVYSLGRAEYGRLGLGEHGTEKSTPTIVQGLPVITTVACGASVSYAVSKDGRAFAWGMGTNFQLSTGNEEDVWSPVQMSGQQLENRDVLSISSGGQHTALLIKEREQS, encoded by the exons ATGCCAGGAAAAAAATCAGTGAAAAGGTCAAAAGTTAATGAGGACGGAACAGAAGGTGATGAAACTAAAAAGTTAAAGA TCTCGCATTCCTCACATGGAACGATCCCTGGGATTGTCCTGACGCTGGGCCAGGGTGATGTTGGCCAACTTGGTCTAGGGGAAAATGTGATGGAAAGAAAGAAACCCGCCTTTGTCAAACAATTACCAGAGAAAATAGTGCAGGTGGAGGCCGGAGGAATGCATACTGTGTGCCTTGGGGCCTCAGGCAGT ATTTACACATTCGGCTGCAATGATGAAGGTGCCCTCGGTCGTGATACGTCGCAGGAAGGTTCAGATACGATCCCAGCTCGGATTATACTCAATGAGCATGTGGTTCAAGTTTCTGCTGGTGACAGTCACACTGGAGCTCTGACTGACATTGGCCATGTTTATATCTGGGGCTCCTTCAGG GATAACAATGGAGTTATAGGTCTGCTGGAGCCTTTGAAGACCAGCTGTTTTCCACAGAAAATCCCTCTTGATGTTCCAATAATTAAAATCACTTCAG GTAATGACCATTTGGCGTTGCTGTCTCTAGATGGAGATATTTACACATCTGGTTGTGGTGAACAGGGGCAGCTGGGAAGAATTGCAGAATGCTTTACGAACCGGGGAGGAAGACGAGGTCTAG AGCGGCTGCTGATTCCCAAGAGCCTTCATCTCAAAGCTAAGGGAAGTGGGAAAGTGAAATTTCGTGATGTTTTCTGTGGGGCATATTGTACGTTTGCAATTTCAAAGGAAGGACATGTCTACGGTTTTGGACTTTCCAACTATCATCAACTGG GAACATCAAGCACAACTCCCTGTTACTCAGCACACAAATTAACTGCATTCAAGAACTCCACTAAGTCTTGGATAAAATTCTCTGGTGGACAACACCACACCCTGTGCCTAGACTCTGAAG GTAAAGTATACAGCTTGGGTCGAGCAGAGTATGGCCGCCTAGGGTTGGGAGAGCATGGTACAGAAAAGAGTACACCAACCATCGTGCAAGGACTCCCTGTTATCACGACAGTGGCGTGTGGGGCATCTGTTAGTTATGCCGTCAGCAAGGATG GCCGAGCCTTTGCCTGGGGAATGGGAACGAACTTCCAGCTGAGCACAGGTAATGAGGAAGATGTGTGGAGTCCAGTCCAGATGTCAGGTCAGCAGCTGGAGAATAGAGACGTGCTGTCCATCTCCAGTGGAGGCCAACACACTGCATTACTCATTAAAGAGCGCGAGCAAAGCTGA
- the rcc1 gene encoding regulator of chromosome condensation isoform X2 — translation MEYQNTMPGKKSVKRSKVNEDGTEGDETKKLKISHSSHGTIPGIVLTLGQGDVGQLGLGENVMERKKPAFVKQLPEKIVQVEAGGMHTVCLGASGSIYTFGCNDEGALGRDTSQEGSDTIPARIILNEHVVQVSAGDSHTGALTDIGHVYIWGSFRDNNGVIGLLEPLKTSCFPQKIPLDVPIIKITSGNDHLALLSLDGDIYTSGCGEQGQLGRIAECFTNRGGRRGLERLLIPKSLHLKAKGSGKVKFRDVFCGAYCTFAISKEGHVYGFGLSNYHQLGTSSTTPCYSAHKLTAFKNSTKSWIKFSGGQHHTLCLDSEGKVYSLGRAEYGRLGLGEHGTEKSTPTIVQGLPVITTVACGASVSYAVSKDGRAFAWGMGTNFQLSTGNEEDVWSPVQMSGQQLENRDVLSISSGGQHTALLIKEREQS, via the exons ATG GAGTATCAGAATACAATGCCAGGAAAAAAATCAGTGAAAAGGTCAAAAGTTAATGAGGACGGAACAGAAGGTGATGAAACTAAAAAGTTAAAGA TCTCGCATTCCTCACATGGAACGATCCCTGGGATTGTCCTGACGCTGGGCCAGGGTGATGTTGGCCAACTTGGTCTAGGGGAAAATGTGATGGAAAGAAAGAAACCCGCCTTTGTCAAACAATTACCAGAGAAAATAGTGCAGGTGGAGGCCGGAGGAATGCATACTGTGTGCCTTGGGGCCTCAGGCAGT ATTTACACATTCGGCTGCAATGATGAAGGTGCCCTCGGTCGTGATACGTCGCAGGAAGGTTCAGATACGATCCCAGCTCGGATTATACTCAATGAGCATGTGGTTCAAGTTTCTGCTGGTGACAGTCACACTGGAGCTCTGACTGACATTGGCCATGTTTATATCTGGGGCTCCTTCAGG GATAACAATGGAGTTATAGGTCTGCTGGAGCCTTTGAAGACCAGCTGTTTTCCACAGAAAATCCCTCTTGATGTTCCAATAATTAAAATCACTTCAG GTAATGACCATTTGGCGTTGCTGTCTCTAGATGGAGATATTTACACATCTGGTTGTGGTGAACAGGGGCAGCTGGGAAGAATTGCAGAATGCTTTACGAACCGGGGAGGAAGACGAGGTCTAG AGCGGCTGCTGATTCCCAAGAGCCTTCATCTCAAAGCTAAGGGAAGTGGGAAAGTGAAATTTCGTGATGTTTTCTGTGGGGCATATTGTACGTTTGCAATTTCAAAGGAAGGACATGTCTACGGTTTTGGACTTTCCAACTATCATCAACTGG GAACATCAAGCACAACTCCCTGTTACTCAGCACACAAATTAACTGCATTCAAGAACTCCACTAAGTCTTGGATAAAATTCTCTGGTGGACAACACCACACCCTGTGCCTAGACTCTGAAG GTAAAGTATACAGCTTGGGTCGAGCAGAGTATGGCCGCCTAGGGTTGGGAGAGCATGGTACAGAAAAGAGTACACCAACCATCGTGCAAGGACTCCCTGTTATCACGACAGTGGCGTGTGGGGCATCTGTTAGTTATGCCGTCAGCAAGGATG GCCGAGCCTTTGCCTGGGGAATGGGAACGAACTTCCAGCTGAGCACAGGTAATGAGGAAGATGTGTGGAGTCCAGTCCAGATGTCAGGTCAGCAGCTGGAGAATAGAGACGTGCTGTCCATCTCCAGTGGAGGCCAACACACTGCATTACTCATTAAAGAGCGCGAGCAAAGCTGA